Proteins encoded together in one Oceanobacillus iheyensis HTE831 window:
- a CDS encoding class I SAM-dependent DNA methyltransferase, with amino-acid sequence MGREFIDIFEDWAPLYDDSVTGKDAQYEKVFEHYDQILSEVVENSQDKVLEFGVGTGNLTKQLLNAGKTVIGIEPSTAMREIAKKKLPGITILDGDFINFPTLTMPIDSIVSTYAFHHLTDEEKEQAIKQFHEVLQPEGMVVFGDTMFETKEAKQNQIDLARKQGFKALAEDLEREYYPIIKTVRNAFEKYNFHVSFKQMNDFVWIISAKKLA; translated from the coding sequence ATGGGTAGAGAATTTATAGATATTTTTGAGGATTGGGCACCTTTATATGACGACAGTGTGACTGGGAAAGATGCACAATATGAAAAGGTGTTTGAACATTATGATCAAATTCTTTCAGAAGTAGTAGAAAATAGCCAAGATAAGGTACTGGAGTTTGGTGTTGGGACGGGAAATTTAACAAAACAGTTGCTCAATGCGGGAAAGACCGTAATTGGAATTGAACCATCGACAGCAATGAGGGAAATTGCTAAAAAGAAACTTCCTGGTATTACAATCCTGGATGGTGATTTTATAAATTTCCCAACATTGACAATGCCAATTGACAGTATCGTTAGCACATATGCGTTTCATCATTTAACTGATGAGGAAAAAGAGCAAGCAATTAAACAATTTCATGAAGTACTACAACCAGAAGGTATGGTAGTATTTGGAGATACAATGTTTGAAACGAAAGAAGCGAAACAAAACCAAATTGATTTAGCTAGAAAACAAGGTTTTAAAGCATTAGCTGAGGATTTAGAGCGAGAATATTATCCGATAATCAAAACAGTCCGGAATGCTTTTGAAAAGTACAATTTTCATGTATCATTTAAACAGATGAATGATTTTGTGTGGATAATCAGCGCAAAAAAATTAGCATGA
- a CDS encoding S-ribosylhomocysteine lyase produces MTKKMNVESFNLDHTKVKAPYVRLVGVTEGANGDKVHKYDIRIKQPNKAHMEMPGLHSLEHLMAENIRNHSDAVLDIGPMGCQTGFYLSLINHDDYDDVLTMIEKTLEDVLQATEVPACNEVQCGWAANHSLLGAQEIAKEMLNEKASWSEVF; encoded by the coding sequence ATGACTAAAAAAATGAATGTAGAAAGTTTTAATCTTGATCATACAAAAGTAAAAGCTCCCTATGTAAGATTAGTTGGGGTTACTGAAGGTGCAAATGGTGATAAAGTGCACAAGTATGACATTCGTATTAAACAACCAAATAAAGCACACATGGAAATGCCAGGTCTCCATTCGTTAGAACATCTAATGGCAGAAAATATTCGAAACCATTCTGATGCAGTTCTTGATATTGGACCGATGGGATGTCAGACAGGATTTTATCTATCATTAATTAATCATGATGATTATGATGATGTTCTTACAATGATTGAAAAAACGCTAGAAGACGTTTTACAAGCTACTGAAGTACCAGCTTGTAATGAAGTTCAGTGTGGATGGGCTGCAAATCATAGCCTTTTAGGTGCTCAGGAAATTGCAAAAGAAATGTTAAATGAAAAAGCAAGCTGGTCAGAAGTATTTTAA
- a CDS encoding PLP-dependent cysteine synthase family protein encodes MAIYESIQQLIGNTPLLRINEMDIPNNVHLYAKLEFLNPGGSVKDRLGQYLIDKAWEQGFLREGSTIIEPTAGNTGIGLALAARTKKLSVIFCVPEQFSVEKQQIMRALGATIIHTPKEKGMMGAIEKAEQLVEEIPNSYSPQQFSNKFNPMTYYETMAPEIWSDLQGDIDIFVAGAGSGGTFTGCASYFKERKNSIHNVIVEPVGSILGGGEAGPHLTEGIGMEFIPEYMNQSFMDEVQTISDKEAFSMVEELARKEGLLVGSSSGSAMVAALNKAREARSGTTIVTILPDGSDRYLSKQIYNVSKQL; translated from the coding sequence TTGGCAATTTATGAATCGATACAACAATTGATTGGCAATACACCTTTATTAAGAATTAATGAGATGGACATTCCAAATAATGTTCATCTCTATGCAAAATTAGAATTTTTAAATCCTGGCGGAAGTGTAAAAGATCGTTTAGGACAATATTTAATTGATAAAGCTTGGGAGCAAGGCTTTCTTCGAGAGGGAAGTACAATAATCGAACCAACAGCTGGAAATACTGGTATTGGTTTAGCTTTAGCTGCTAGAACGAAAAAGTTGTCGGTTATTTTTTGTGTACCTGAGCAATTTAGTGTCGAAAAGCAACAAATCATGAGAGCTTTAGGTGCAACTATCATTCATACTCCAAAAGAAAAAGGGATGATGGGTGCAATAGAAAAAGCTGAACAATTAGTTGAAGAAATCCCAAATAGCTATTCTCCACAGCAGTTTTCAAATAAATTTAATCCTATGACCTATTATGAGACGATGGCACCGGAAATTTGGAGTGATTTACAAGGAGATATTGATATCTTTGTAGCGGGTGCGGGATCGGGAGGTACTTTTACAGGTTGTGCGAGTTATTTTAAGGAAAGAAAAAACTCGATTCATAATGTTATCGTTGAGCCCGTTGGTTCAATTTTAGGGGGAGGAGAAGCTGGTCCACATTTAACCGAAGGAATTGGAATGGAATTTATCCCTGAGTACATGAATCAAAGCTTTATGGATGAGGTACAAACTATTTCGGATAAAGAAGCTTTTTCGATGGTAGAAGAACTTGCTAGAAAAGAAGGATTGTTAGTGGGTAGTTCTTCTGGTTCAGCGATGGTAGCTGCTTTAAACAAAGCAAGAGAAGCTAGATCAGGAACGACAATTGTTACTATTCTTCCTGATGGAAGTGATCGCTATTTAAGTAAACAGATTTATAATGTGTCAAAGCAATTGTAA
- a CDS encoding bifunctional cystathionine gamma-lyase/homocysteine desulfhydrase produces the protein MRDKTKMIHGGITSDERTGAVNVPIYQVSTYKQDAPGEHRGYEYSRTGNPTRHALETVIAELEEGNAGFAFGSGMAAITSIMMLLESGDHVIMTDDVYGGSYRLMTKVLNQYNIEHTFIDTSSEESVINAIKPNTKAIYVETPTNPLLKITDIKEISTIAQKHNLLLIVDNTFATPYWQKPLTMGADIVLHSATKYIGGHSDVVAGLVAVKSNELAERIHFIQNSVGAVLGPQDSWLLQRGIKTLAIRMEAIEQNTKKLIAYLEQNPRVEKIYYPGLENHPGHHIAKQQASGFGGMVSIDVGSGDLADKILSKVEFFTLAESLGAIESLISIPAKMTHASIPADRRQELGITDGLIRLSVGIEDIDDLIDDLEKSMQ, from the coding sequence ATGAGAGATAAGACAAAAATGATACATGGTGGAATTACTTCAGATGAACGTACTGGAGCAGTAAATGTCCCGATATATCAAGTAAGCACATATAAACAAGATGCTCCAGGAGAACACCGTGGTTACGAGTATTCTCGTACGGGAAATCCTACTAGACATGCACTCGAAACTGTAATTGCCGAATTAGAAGAAGGGAATGCTGGCTTTGCTTTTGGATCAGGAATGGCTGCCATTACTTCGATTATGATGTTATTGGAATCCGGAGATCATGTCATCATGACAGATGATGTCTACGGCGGATCTTACCGATTAATGACTAAAGTGTTGAATCAGTATAATATAGAGCATACTTTTATTGATACAAGTTCAGAGGAATCTGTGATCAATGCGATTAAACCAAATACAAAAGCGATTTATGTAGAAACACCAACTAATCCGTTGTTGAAAATTACAGATATTAAGGAAATATCAACGATTGCGCAAAAACATAATCTTTTACTAATTGTAGATAACACTTTTGCAACTCCCTATTGGCAAAAACCACTAACAATGGGTGCAGATATTGTATTGCATAGTGCTACGAAGTATATTGGTGGACATAGTGATGTTGTTGCGGGATTAGTGGCAGTGAAATCCAATGAATTAGCGGAACGGATTCATTTTATACAAAACTCTGTAGGAGCAGTACTTGGCCCACAAGACTCATGGCTCTTACAACGTGGAATTAAAACCTTAGCAATTCGTATGGAAGCTATTGAGCAAAACACGAAAAAACTAATTGCTTATTTAGAACAGAATCCAAGAGTAGAAAAAATATATTATCCTGGACTAGAAAATCATCCAGGACACCATATTGCCAAACAACAAGCATCCGGGTTTGGTGGAATGGTATCGATAGATGTAGGAAGTGGCGACCTTGCAGATAAAATTTTAAGCAAAGTAGAATTTTTTACACTGGCAGAAAGTCTTGGTGCCATTGAAAGTTTGATATCGATTCCTGCCAAAATGACACATGCCTCTATACCTGCTGACCGTAGACAAGAACTTGGTATTACTGACGGATTAATTCGTTTATCGGTTGGTATTGAAGATATAGATGACCTTATTGACGATTTAGAAAAATCGATGCAGTAA